Proteins found in one Methylobacterium sp. CB376 genomic segment:
- a CDS encoding IS3 family transposase (programmed frameshift), whose product MKRGQKTSAEQVVLNLRQIEVLTAHGKSLALACKEAEISEQSYYRWRKEYGGLQVNQARRMKDLERENVRLRRLVADLSLEKQVLKDVAFGKLVAPERRRQAVDGIREKYGLSERHACRIVGQHRGTQRYMPTVPADEDGLTRAVIALASEYGRYGYRRVTALLQTAGRQVGKDRVQRIWRREGLKVSQKPRPRRRLWRNHGSCVRLRPLHRNHVWSFDFVQAQTHDGRSLRVLALIDEHSRACLALKVARRINSLGVIEALADAMCLHGIPEHIRCDTSPEMISKALRKWVARTGPQIQYIAPGSPWENGYCESFNGKLKDECLKQEIFYSLKEAQVVIGRWQTTYNRIRPHSSLGYRSPAPVTVPDLAFRPSMAAAMQ is encoded by the exons ATGAAGCGAGGTCAGAAGACGAGCGCGGAGCAGGTGGTGCTGAATCTGCGCCAGATCGAGGTGCTGACGGCGCACGGCAAGAGCCTCGCGCTCGCCTGCAAGGAGGCGGAGATCTCCGAGCAGAGCTATTATCGGTGGCGCAAGGAGTACGGCGGCCTGCAGGTCAATCAGGCACGTCGGATGAAGGATCTTGAGCGCGAAAACGTCCGCCTGCGCCGACTGGTCGCCGATCTGTCCCTAGAGAAGCAGGTGCTCAAGGACGTCGCCT TCGGGAAACTTGTAGCCCCCGAGCGACGCCGGCAGGCGGTCGACGGCATCCGAGAGAAATACGGCCTCTCGGAGCGTCACGCCTGCCGGATCGTCGGCCAGCACCGGGGCACGCAACGCTACATGCCCACCGTGCCGGCTGACGAGGATGGGCTGACCCGCGCCGTCATCGCCTTGGCCTCCGAGTACGGGCGCTACGGCTACCGCCGTGTCACCGCGCTGCTGCAGACCGCCGGCCGGCAGGTGGGCAAGGATCGGGTTCAGCGCATCTGGCGTCGCGAGGGGCTGAAGGTCTCGCAAAAGCCCCGACCGCGCAGACGGCTCTGGCGGAACCATGGATCGTGCGTGCGGTTGCGACCGCTCCACCGTAATCATGTCTGGAGCTTCGACTTCGTGCAGGCGCAGACCCACGACGGGCGGAGCTTGCGTGTCCTGGCGCTGATCGACGAGCACAGCCGGGCTTGCCTGGCTCTCAAGGTCGCTCGCCGCATCAACAGCTTGGGCGTGATCGAGGCGCTGGCCGACGCGATGTGCCTGCACGGCATCCCGGAGCATATCCGTTGCGACACCAGCCCCGAGATGATCTCGAAGGCGCTGCGCAAGTGGGTCGCCAGGACCGGTCCGCAGATCCAGTACATCGCGCCAGGCTCGCCGTGGGAGAATGGTTACTGTGAGAGCTTCAACGGCAAGCTGAAAGACGAATGCTTGAAGCAGGAGATTTTCTACTCGCTCAAGGAGGCGCAGGTCGTGATCGGCCGCTGGCAGACCACCTACAACCGCATCCGGCCACACTCATCCTTGGGCTATCGGTCGCCTGCGCCGGTCACCGTCCCGGATCTGGCCTTCCGCCCATCCATGGCTGCCGCCATGCAGTAG
- a CDS encoding DUF2165 family protein — MIIVRLSKALTVAAIALLFSLVAFGNITDYSTNLPFVQHVLMMDTTFPAASIRYRAINVEALHHAAYLMIISTEVISAALCWVGAVQLFKHLKSDAITFGRAKNSAVAGLTIGYLLWQVGLIIVGGEWFGMWMSHEWNGIDSAFRFLVMTLGALIYISLPDADRLE; from the coding sequence ATGATCATTGTTCGTCTATCCAAAGCATTGACAGTTGCGGCCATCGCACTGCTTTTTAGCCTTGTCGCGTTTGGTAATATCACAGATTACAGCACGAACTTGCCTTTCGTACAGCATGTACTGATGATGGACACAACATTCCCGGCCGCGAGCATCCGCTATCGCGCTATCAATGTTGAAGCCCTGCACCATGCAGCTTATTTGATGATTATCTCAACTGAGGTGATCTCTGCTGCACTGTGCTGGGTTGGGGCTGTTCAACTTTTTAAACATCTTAAAAGTGATGCGATCACATTCGGTCGAGCCAAAAACAGCGCCGTTGCTGGATTAACAATTGGTTACTTACTCTGGCAGGTTGGGCTGATCATTGTTGGAGGTGAGTGGTTCGGCATGTGGATGTCACATGAATGGAATGGTATCGACAGCGCATTCCGGTTCCTTGTCATGACCTTAGGCGCGCTGATCTACATCAGCTTACCAGATGCAGACAGGCTAGAATGA